The sequence TTCAATCAGGTTTCTTTTCCCTCCAGGTAGAAACAGCTGATTGGTCATGTGACTTACAAGATGTTTGCATCCCCCATGAGGCTCATTAACTCTTTTACAAATTGTCTAAAACCAAATCAGGTAAATGAAGGAACTTCTTTTGCAAACTTGAGGATATTTTCTAAATTGACCGTTTCCATCAATCTTTTTCTCGTGCTATTTCAAATGTACGTAAGAATACATTGATGGAAATGTTGCTATTTTTTGACTGAACAGCAACATGTGAGTATTTGAGCTCTGTGCAGGAACAGCAGCGGTATCACCAAGCTGCTGGGCAAACTGAACCACATCGCAGACGTCAGAACCAAACAGCGATCGCTGTAGCTCAGCAGTGCTGAGGCAATCAGAGAGACACTAACAAGATCCCTGACAAACAGCACCAGCAGCACTGCTGTTATAGCCATGATAGTGTGGAGAGCCCTCTGCTTTGATTGGTCAACCTGCTCCCTGTCCCCGCCCCCCTCCCCCGGCTTTGGACGAATGAGAGCACAGAGAACAGAGATGCTGCAAAAAGTGATAACTGTAAAGTAAAAggtcaaaatacagaaaaatatactGTAGATAGCATCAAAGACATTAGTGAAAACGACTCCACTGCATCCAAAGCACAGCAGCCAAATACACCCGATGCAGATGTTTCTGATCCGTATTCCACCTGCCTGCTTCAGCCCCCGGTAGGTGACGGGGTGGACCACAGCCAGGTAGCGCTCCACACAGGTCAGGACGTGGAACAGCATCTCGCCAAACGCCGTGACTCCTGCAAGAGAGAAACCAACCACAAACAAACGCGGGAGGTAGAATCCGCAAAGGTAGACGACGTTTCCGGAAAACCCGATGAGCTCCATGACGGCCAGGTGGAAGGTGAAGATGTCAGAGTGACTCACAGCAGCGAAGGAGCGCTGCCGCCGCCATCTCTGGTGCCCCAGGTGGAggatgaagatggagagagggaTGATGAGGACGGATTTGGTGAAGATGCAGGAGGAGGCGCAAACGGTCGCCGCAAAGTTGCTTTCAATGCAGAGTAAGAACGTATTAAGGACAAAGGAGTTGGAGGAGGACGAGTTGGTGGACATGTCAGCCGGATGTTGATGGAAACCTGAAGAGAAGAATCAGAGAGGTTTCATCAGAGTGGTTCTACTGTTTGTTTAACTCTGGGGATGAACTGAATTTAAAAGTACACTTCTTCATTATTGTTGCAGTAGCAGCAAAAACTGTACCAAAGCCTCACTGATGTTTTAGCAACAAGCTCGATTTCACACTAAGTCTGGAGCTGAACTTGAACGCTTCTGTTGGACGAAACAAGATGATTAGATGTTCAGATCTGACCTCCTAAAGCTGGGGGGTCAAACATGccacattaactgcagattgtaaattagtaaaaaatttaaaagaaattttaGACATTGACcatcaagtaaaatactagattgctcattgttcttttgtcggtttgtgtctcatttttgttgtattttgtttgacttttgtcgtttgtctcatgtttttgtcgttttgtttctcacttttgtccttttgtgtttcctttttgtctcacttgtgttccttgttttatttttgtaattttgtgttttggttgattcgttgttttgtgtatcatttgtgtcgttttgtgtttttttgttttgttttgtgcttttttgtcattttgtttctcacttttgtcattttttgtcttgtgtcatttgtgtaattttttgtctcgtttttgttatttgtccattttttttagcactttgtatctttttggtctaattttttgtcctttttgttttgtttcatgtcatttgtctcattttgtgtctcatttctgtaatattttgtcttgtttttattgtttcttgtcttttttgtctgacttttgtagttttgaccataaaataaaatacgaTTTCATTCAATttcagatgactaaatgttgtgttcctttgtagactctatgatctgtaagttgtaatgtggaaatgataaactgaggcataatattgttgatactgaacttattttactgaagaaatttcagttttttcataatgttttgtaaaaagataattccttaaatgtgaacattttcacaatgtacctttttgcactaaaacaaaggaaacattttgaattgtggttatttataatttattattctaTGATTTTGCTGGTACGGCCCACTGGAGAACAAAttgtgctgaatgtggaacctgaactaagatgagtttgacacccctgtcctAAAGAATCACACAAGGCACAGCAATCTGAACATTAATCAATATTCAATAATAGAGTTGCAGCTCCGGAAGAGTCGATGAACAAGTCAGTGATCCCGTTAGTTCACAATCCAAA comes from Amphiprion ocellaris isolate individual 3 ecotype Okinawa chromosome 23, ASM2253959v1, whole genome shotgun sequence and encodes:
- the LOC129348080 gene encoding uncharacterized protein LOC129348080, producing the protein MSTNSSSSNSFVLNTFLLCIESNFAATVCASSCIFTKSVLIIPLSIFILHLGHQRWRRQRSFAAVSHSDIFTFHLAVMELIGFSGNVVYLCGFYLPRLFVVGFSLAGVTAFGEMLFHVLTCVERYLAVVHPVTYRGLKQAGGIRIRNICIGCIWLLCFGCSGVVFTNVFDAIYSIFFCILTFYFTVITFCSISVLCALIRPKPGEGGGDREQVDQSKQRALHTIMAITAVLLVLFVRDLVSVSLIASALLSYSDRCLVLTSAMWFSLPSSLVIPLLFLHRAQILTCCCSVKK